A DNA window from Hydra vulgaris chromosome 13, alternate assembly HydraT2T_AEP contains the following coding sequences:
- the LOC100204735 gene encoding RNA polymerase II transcriptional coactivator isoform X2 gives MSKSRVVSKEFVDSDTDSSDGENKKTKKRKVVKEAKPNDVKSNDVKSENTNSWPLSKQRRVTVDEFRGKKLISIREYYTDKNSGEEKPGKKGISLTLEQWQELVKVVEAVNNALK, from the exons atgtcCAAATCTCGTGTTGTCAGTAAAGAATTTGTAGACTCAGATACAGACAGCTCTGATGGGGAAAACAAGAAAACCAAG aaacGAAAAGTAGTAAAAGAGGCCAAACCAAATGATGTTAAATCAAATGATGTTAAATCAGAAAACACAAATTCTTGGCca CTTTCAAAACAACGAAGAGTGACAGTGGATGAATTTCGaggcaaaaaattaattagcaTTAGAGAATATTACACAGATAAGAACTCAGGTGAAGAAAAACCAGGAAAAAAAG GTATTTCACTAACATTGGAACAATGGCAAGAGCTTGTCAAAGTAGTTGAAGCCGTAAATAATGcattaaaatga
- the LOC100208268 gene encoding synembryn-A isoform X1 translates to MELLDALSNFSENNQSEEHAAVVEKSLTSFIKSNENSFTFTDYPCEIYDKVICHLFTFISSRHRFMSISLKVLRLLSRDKTIVTALNNVESYLEICIESLNSPEVEESGKVEVLKCLCNWVYHSNIVRNFFVAHQVSQKVIEDTSKYSFLCPLTFYYVRILFLMSALEPNEHVTMLEHNIINVLCTIGNQVFDGDKSSLDIACQNVLAEIFKALFNVTCKLTRSETEKITNACSDLVTLLCNLFTKFPPALYDDTVDLLSHSVHLLVNMPQQSLCHLYYPVTNEIAPEKVFCGYNMEVIFVLLNALDSCIQLKNYKTMCDKSIAIFTAFCYICRINPLIRKYLKKLVLPPLKVSDIRPEQNKDLRGRIVGLMTTINVPLKNMAADFLFVLCKENNVRFIRYAGYGNSAGYLASRGLMVPGVGKAEGEYSEDELSDFDDEDEVDIMTGASRPDLSDDQDFSKLSDSEKEAEANKLVNMIEKLQSMNVVVPMSINKDGKMTELNMGNLR, encoded by the exons ATGGAATTACTTGATGCTCtatcaaatttttcagaaaataatcAGTCAGAAGAGCATGCAGCTGTggttgaaaaaagtttaacaagttttataaaaagcaaTGAAAATTCATTTACATTTACTGATTATCCTTGTGAAATATATGATAAAGTTATTTGtcatttgtttacatttatttctTCTCGTCATCGGTTTATGTCAATATCTTTAAAGGTTTTGCGCTTGCTAAGTAGAGATAAGACAATTGTAACCGCATTAAATAATGTTGAGTCATATTTAGAAATATGCATAGAATCATTAAACTCACCAGAGGTAGAAGAATCTGGAAAGGTAGAAGTTTTAAAATGCCTGTGTAATTGGGTTTACCATAGCAACATTGTTCGTAATTTTTTTGTAGCTCATCAAGTATCTCAAAAGGTAATTGAAGATACTtcaaaatacagttttttatgTCCATTGACTTTTTATTATGTTCGCATTCTGTTTTTGATGTCAGCTTTAGAGCCAAATGAACATGTAACCATGTTAGAACATAACATTATTAATGTTCTATGTACAATTGGTAATCAAGTGTTTGATGGAGATAAAAG TAGCTTAGATATAGCATGTCAAAATGTTCTTGCAGAAATTTTCAAAGCTCTTTTTAATGTAACTTGTAAACTAACTCGTTCTGAGAcagaaaaaataactaatgcCTGTTCTGATCTTGTTACGCTGCTTTGTAATCTATTTACCAAGTTTCCACCAGCTTTATATGATGACACTGTTGATCTTTTGTCACACTCTGTGCATTTGTTGGTAAATATGCCACAACAGTCATTATGTCATCTTTATTATCCTGTTACTAATGAAATCGCTCCTGAAAAAGTGTTTTGT ggATACAATATGGaagttatttttgttcttcTAAATGCTCTTGATTCGTGCattcaacttaaaaattataaaacaatgtgCGATAAATCAATTGCAATTTTTACAGCATTCTGTTATATTTGCAGGATAAATCCTTTAATAcgcaaatacttaaaaaaacttgttctacCTCCTCTAAAAGTATCTGACATACGACCTGAACAAAATAAAGATTTGCGAGGTAGAATTGTGGGACTGATGACAACCATTAATGTGCCTCTTAAA aatatGGCAGCtgactttttgtttgttttgtgtAAAGAAAACAATGTTAGATTTATTCGATATGCAGGCTATGGTAATAGTGCAGGCTATCTTGCTTCTCGAGGTCTTATGGTTCCAGGTGTAGGTAAAGCAGAGGGTGAATACTCTGAGGATGAACTATCTGATTTTGATGACGAGGATGAAGTGGATATAATGACTG gtgcatCTCGACCTGATTTAAGTGATGATCAAGACTTTAGTAAACTTTCTGATTCAGAAAAAGAAGCAGAAGCTAATAAACTTGTTAATATGATTGAAAAGTTACAGAGTATGAATGTTGTAGTACCAATGTCAATAAACAAAGATGGCAAAATGACAGAACTAAATATGGGAAATCTTCGCTAG
- the LOC136090269 gene encoding uncharacterized protein LOC136090269 codes for MEEYKLMLSEAINKLTAHSYIAKCQARYLKQQKENLAKDFCIVLVDFAENFTFVIQDEIQSYHWCKSQCTLHPVALYLLNENDQFEEKSFCFMSEDNEHDTGFVYEVQTQIVNYLKEYHPKISKVFYFSDGCAAQYKNHKNLYNICLHKNDFDIDAEWTFFATSHGKSPCDGIGGTVKRLTTNASLQRPINDQILNFNKMFDYCTNNIKGIIFFKIEKERLTELRTTLIARFELSRTIPGTRSYHQLKPESIDTISFKRTSEDVHIIGIFSFSEIQSSQNDQQINIDALKLGEFIMCKYDAFDWIGMINEIDNIEQDVMVTFMHQHGPFNKLFWLSRVDECWVPITNITCIIDAPVTTNGRFYTLTVHASKLILTLS; via the coding sequence ATGGAAGAATACAAATTGATGTTATCAGAGGCAATAAACAAGTTAACAGCTCATTCCTACATTGCAAAATGTCAAGCAAGATATCTAAAGCAACAAAAGGAAAATTTAGCAAAAGACTTCTGTATTGTCTTAGTTGACTTTGCAGAAAACTTCACTTTTGTGATTCAAGATGAAATCCAAAGTTACCATTGGTGCAAAAGTCAATGCACATTGCACCCCGTTGCCCTCTATTTATTAAACGAAAATGACCAATTTGAAGAAAAATCGTTTTGCTTCATGTCAGAAGATAATGAGCATGACACTGGTTTTGTGTATGAAGTTCAAACACAAatagttaactatttaaaagaatatcatCCTAAAATTtcaaaggttttttatttttctgatggtTGTGCTGCACAgtataaaaatcacaaaaacctttacaatatctgtctccataaaaatgattttgacatTGATGCAGAGTGGACATTTTTTGCTACAAGCCATGGTAAGTCACCATGTGATGGTATTGGTGGCACTGTAAAACGATTAACTACAAATGCAAGTCTACAAAGGCCCATAAATGACCAGATattgaattttaacaaaatgtttgacTACTGTACTAACAATATTAAagggattatttttttcaagattgaaAAAGAAAGACTGACAGAATTGCGCACCACTTTGATAGCACGTTTTGAGCTAAGTAGAACAATTCCTGGAACTAGGAGCTATCATCAACTTAAACCAGAATCTATAGATACTATTAGCTTTAAACGAACAAGTGAAGATGTTCATATAAtaggcattttttctttttctgaaattcAAAGTTCTCAAAATGATCAGCAAATTAACATTGATGCCTTGAAATTGGGTGAATTCATTATGTGTAAATATGATGCGTTTGATTGGATTGGTATGATCAATGAAATTGATAATATAGAGCAAGATGTTATGGTAACGTTCATGCACCAGCACGgtccttttaataaacttttctggCTATCTAGAGTAGATGAGTGTTGGGTGCCAATTACCAACATAACTTGTATAATTGATGCACCTGTAACAACAAATGGACGTTTTTATACTTTGACCGTCCATGCATCTAAGCTAATCTTAACATTATcttga